A stretch of the Sulfurimonas sp. HSL-1656 genome encodes the following:
- a CDS encoding sodium ion-translocating decarboxylase subunit beta gives MRTLFIKLLLALSLFGAVSASASDAHGAHEAPAVEQKAYESQSIGHLLANFAKSTGVYAILFPNPDEMSALGKPMSDFHKGWGRVIMILVAFVLFYLAIAKGFEPLLLLPIGFGGLLSNIPVADIAGPHGFLGVIYQAGLANELFPIIIFMGVGAMTDFGPLLSNPKTALLGGAAQFGIFGTLVGAVALSQYTDLFDFTLQQASAISIIGGADGPTSIYIATKLAPELLGAIAVASYSYMALVPIIQPPIMKALTNAKERKIKMTTLRHVSRMEKLIFPIMVLVLAILVLPDSTPLIGAFAFGNFLKESGVVERLSDTLQNALINIVTIFLGLGVGSKLAADQFLVADTLAILALGLVAFSVGTAAGVIMAKIMNLFPGTKINPLIGSAGVSAVPMAARVSNKVGMEYDRNNMLLMHAMGPNVAGVIGSAVAAGVMISIFA, from the coding sequence ATGAGAACACTGTTTATCAAACTGCTGCTGGCATTGTCGCTGTTCGGCGCCGTGTCGGCGTCGGCATCCGATGCCCATGGCGCGCATGAGGCGCCGGCCGTGGAGCAGAAAGCATACGAGTCGCAGAGCATCGGCCACCTTCTGGCCAATTTTGCCAAGTCAACCGGTGTCTATGCGATCCTCTTTCCCAATCCGGACGAGATGAGCGCCCTGGGTAAACCGATGAGCGATTTCCACAAAGGGTGGGGGCGCGTCATCATGATCCTGGTGGCCTTTGTCCTCTTCTACCTGGCGATCGCCAAAGGCTTTGAGCCGCTGCTCCTGCTGCCGATCGGCTTCGGGGGCCTGCTCTCGAACATCCCCGTCGCCGACATCGCCGGGCCGCACGGCTTCCTGGGCGTTATCTACCAGGCGGGTCTCGCGAACGAACTCTTCCCGATTATCATCTTTATGGGTGTCGGGGCGATGACCGATTTCGGCCCGCTGCTCTCCAACCCGAAAACGGCGCTGCTCGGCGGTGCCGCGCAGTTCGGGATCTTCGGGACCCTCGTCGGGGCGGTCGCGCTGTCGCAGTACACGGACCTCTTTGACTTTACACTCCAGCAGGCATCCGCCATCTCCATCATCGGCGGTGCGGACGGCCCGACGTCGATCTACATCGCGACGAAACTGGCGCCGGAGCTGCTGGGGGCGATCGCGGTCGCGTCCTACTCCTATATGGCGCTAGTACCGATCATCCAGCCTCCGATCATGAAAGCGCTTACCAACGCCAAAGAGCGCAAGATCAAGATGACGACGCTGCGCCACGTCAGCCGCATGGAGAAACTGATCTTCCCGATCATGGTCCTTGTCCTGGCGATCCTGGTTCTTCCGGATTCCACGCCGCTGATCGGTGCGTTCGCTTTCGGTAACTTCCTCAAAGAGTCCGGCGTTGTCGAGCGTCTCTCTGACACGCTGCAGAACGCCCTGATCAACATCGTCACGATCTTCCTCGGCCTCGGCGTCGGCTCCAAGCTCGCCGCGGACCAGTTCCTCGTCGCCGATACCCTGGCGATCCTGGCCCTGGGCCTGGTCGCTTTCTCCGTCGGTACGGCCGCGGGGGTCATCATGGCGAAAATCATGAACCTCTTCCCGGGGACGAAGATCAACCCGCTTATCGGTTCGGCAGGGGTTTCCGCCGTCCCGATGGCGGCGCGCGTCTCCAACAAAGTCGGTATGGAATACGACCGCAACAACATGCTGCTCATGCATGCGATGGGCCCGAATGTCGCGGGTGTCATCGGTTCCGCCGTCGCCGCGGGTGTCATGATCAGTATCTTCGCGTAA
- a CDS encoding bifunctional protein-serine/threonine kinase/phosphatase has product MNTAVKLTVGSHTDKGRKPLNQDFHDLRIPDDTLLCTKGAAAALADGISSSEVSQIASQVAVASFLEDYFSTPETWSVGRAAQQVLKATNSWLYAQTRRGPERFDMDKGYVCTFSALVLRGRSVHLFHIGDARIYRLRDGVLEQQTEDHRLRISQNESYLSRAMGMDSQLIIDHAVLSAEAGDIFFLMTDGVYEHILDKDILQTLQACGDDYDAAAEALVNRALENGSGDNLTLMLLRIDALPEQAIDERYKEVIEKPFAPLLEPRADFDGYRIVRTLSRTSRSHVYLAVDTQTDTPAVLKTLATELQHDRTQVERFLTEEWIARRVSNAHLLKAYPQQRPRAYLYTVTEYVEGQSLAQWMTDNPRPDLETVRRFAEQIARGLLALHRREMVHQDLRPENILIDATGTLKIIDFGSVKIEGIQETVPEREEVQMPGTAHYSAPEYFLGEAGTPRSDLYSLAAILYRMLSGSSPYGLNVARTKRRSEQKKLKYVPLATEGSGVPVWFDEALRKALDPVPERRYEDVAEFVYDLRHPNRAFLKKGRPPLIERDPARFWQGVSLLLGFALVMVAAQCLGG; this is encoded by the coding sequence ATGAATACAGCCGTGAAGCTCACCGTCGGAAGCCACACCGACAAAGGGCGCAAGCCCCTGAACCAGGATTTTCACGATCTGCGCATCCCCGACGATACGCTGCTCTGCACCAAGGGGGCGGCCGCGGCGCTGGCCGACGGCATCAGCAGCAGCGAGGTGAGCCAGATCGCCAGCCAGGTTGCCGTCGCCTCCTTTCTGGAGGATTACTTCAGCACCCCGGAGACCTGGTCGGTCGGCCGGGCGGCCCAGCAGGTGCTCAAGGCGACGAACTCCTGGCTCTATGCCCAGACCAGGCGGGGGCCGGAGCGCTTCGACATGGACAAGGGGTACGTATGTACCTTCAGCGCCCTGGTGCTGCGGGGCAGGAGCGTACACCTTTTTCATATCGGCGATGCGCGGATCTACCGGCTGCGCGACGGGGTGCTGGAGCAGCAGACTGAAGACCACCGCCTGCGGATCTCGCAGAACGAGAGCTACCTTAGCCGGGCCATGGGGATGGATTCGCAGCTCATCATCGACCATGCCGTGTTGAGTGCGGAAGCGGGGGATATCTTTTTCCTGATGACCGACGGGGTCTACGAGCATATCCTTGACAAGGATATCCTGCAAACGCTGCAGGCGTGCGGCGACGATTACGACGCTGCGGCGGAGGCGCTGGTCAACCGGGCCTTGGAAAACGGCAGCGGGGACAACCTGACGCTGATGCTCCTGCGCATCGACGCCCTGCCGGAACAGGCGATCGACGAGCGTTACAAGGAGGTGATCGAAAAGCCCTTCGCGCCGCTGCTCGAACCCCGGGCGGATTTTGACGGCTACCGCATCGTGCGCACGCTCAGCAGGACGAGCCGCAGCCATGTCTACCTGGCCGTCGACACGCAGACCGACACGCCAGCGGTGCTTAAGACCCTCGCGACGGAGCTGCAGCACGACCGCACACAGGTGGAGCGGTTCCTGACCGAAGAGTGGATCGCCCGCCGGGTCAGCAATGCCCACCTGCTCAAGGCTTACCCGCAGCAGCGCCCGCGCGCCTACCTCTACACCGTGACCGAGTATGTGGAGGGACAGTCGCTGGCGCAGTGGATGACGGACAACCCCCGTCCCGATCTCGAGACGGTCCGGCGTTTTGCCGAACAGATCGCACGGGGCCTGCTCGCGCTGCACCGCCGCGAGATGGTGCATCAGGACCTGCGCCCGGAGAATATCCTGATCGACGCCACGGGGACGCTCAAGATCATCGACTTCGGGTCGGTGAAAATAGAGGGGATCCAGGAGACGGTACCGGAGCGCGAGGAGGTACAGATGCCCGGCACGGCGCACTACTCGGCGCCGGAGTATTTCCTGGGTGAAGCGGGCACGCCGCGCTCGGACCTCTACTCGCTGGCGGCGATCCTCTACCGGATGCTCTCGGGCAGCTCCCCCTACGGTCTCAACGTGGCGCGGACCAAGCGGCGTTCTGAGCAGAAAAAGCTCAAATACGTGCCGCTCGCGACGGAGGGGAGCGGCGTGCCGGTCTGGTTCGACGAGGCACTGCGCAAGGCGCTCGACCCGGTCCCCGAGCGCCGCTACGAGGATGTCGCCGAGTTCGTCTATGACCTGCGCCATCCTAACCGTGCCTTCTTGAAAAAGGGGAGGCCGCCGCTGATCGAACGCGACCCGGCCCGTTTCTGGCAGGGGGTCTCCCTTCTGCTCGGGTTCGCCCTCGTCATGGTGGCGGCGCAGTGCCTGGGCGGGTGA
- a CDS encoding biotin/lipoyl-containing protein, with product MAKKFIDVMDTTFRDGFQSVFGGRVLLGDFLPAVEAAKEAGITHFEFGGGARFQVPYFYLNENAFDNMDKFREIVGPDANLQTLARGVNTVMLDTGSRELVDLHAKMFKKHGTTTIRNFDALNDVNNLIDSGRSIVNHGLKHEVVVTMMDLPPGCEGAHTVDFYEKILRDILDAEIPYDSVCFKDATGTANPQKVYETIKMARRLLPEGTHIRLHTQETAGISVAQNLAALEAGADGIDAAAHPVSGGTSQPDLLVMMHAIKGKDYDFGFDFEKILKYEATLKECLADYFIPPEATMVEPLIQFSPMPGGALTANTQMLRDNNMMDKFHDAILAMREAVEKGGYGTSVTPVSQFYFQQALNNTLMGPWKKIAPGYGRMVLGYFGKTPVAPDAEVVKIAAEQLGLEPTTEKAIDLADKDEKKSVAFWTKRLEEEGIETTEENIFIAAACDEKGITFLKGEAEVNVRKLSEMQNEKEECTGMGSGNYTVVVDGQKFSVQVAEGDANIQVTAVQGEAAAPAAAPAGEGEEIKALLPGNVWKVVANPGQSVAEGEKIMILESMKMEIDVLAPRGGVIKSINVNVNDKVVEGQVVAVIG from the coding sequence ATGGCGAAAAAATTCATTGACGTGATGGATACGACGTTCCGCGACGGCTTTCAGTCGGTTTTCGGCGGACGGGTACTGCTGGGCGACTTCCTGCCGGCGGTCGAAGCGGCAAAAGAGGCGGGGATCACCCACTTCGAGTTCGGCGGGGGCGCACGCTTCCAGGTGCCTTATTTCTACCTCAACGAGAACGCTTTTGACAATATGGACAAGTTCCGCGAGATCGTCGGTCCCGACGCGAACCTGCAGACGCTGGCGCGCGGCGTCAACACGGTCATGCTCGACACGGGCAGCCGCGAGCTGGTCGACCTGCACGCAAAGATGTTCAAAAAGCACGGGACGACGACGATCCGCAACTTTGATGCTCTCAACGACGTCAACAACCTCATTGACAGTGGCCGCAGCATCGTCAACCACGGCCTGAAGCACGAAGTCGTCGTGACGATGATGGACCTCCCCCCGGGATGCGAAGGGGCGCACACCGTGGATTTCTACGAGAAGATTCTCCGCGACATCCTCGATGCGGAGATCCCGTACGACTCCGTCTGTTTCAAAGACGCGACCGGTACTGCCAACCCCCAGAAAGTCTACGAGACGATCAAGATGGCACGCAGACTGCTGCCGGAAGGGACGCATATCCGCCTGCACACGCAGGAGACTGCCGGTATCAGCGTCGCGCAGAACCTCGCAGCCCTCGAAGCGGGCGCGGACGGTATCGATGCCGCCGCGCACCCGGTCTCCGGCGGTACGAGCCAGCCGGACCTGCTGGTGATGATGCACGCCATCAAAGGCAAGGATTATGACTTCGGCTTCGATTTCGAGAAGATCCTCAAATACGAAGCGACGCTCAAAGAGTGTCTGGCGGACTACTTCATCCCGCCGGAAGCGACCATGGTCGAACCGCTGATCCAGTTCTCCCCGATGCCGGGCGGCGCCCTGACGGCGAACACGCAGATGCTGCGCGACAACAACATGATGGACAAGTTCCACGATGCGATCCTCGCGATGCGCGAAGCCGTGGAAAAAGGCGGTTACGGTACTTCCGTGACGCCGGTATCACAGTTCTATTTCCAGCAGGCGCTCAACAATACCCTGATGGGGCCGTGGAAGAAGATCGCACCGGGTTACGGCCGTATGGTCCTGGGCTACTTCGGCAAAACGCCGGTGGCACCGGATGCCGAGGTCGTCAAGATCGCCGCGGAGCAGCTCGGACTGGAGCCGACCACGGAAAAGGCGATCGATCTCGCCGACAAAGACGAAAAGAAATCCGTCGCCTTCTGGACCAAGCGTCTTGAAGAAGAGGGGATCGAAACCACTGAAGAGAACATCTTCATCGCAGCAGCCTGTGATGAAAAAGGGATCACCTTCCTTAAAGGTGAAGCGGAAGTCAACGTCCGCAAACTTTCCGAAATGCAAAACGAAAAAGAGGAGTGCACAGGTATGGGTTCAGGAAACTACACAGTCGTCGTCGACGGTCAGAAATTCAGCGTTCAGGTCGCCGAGGGCGATGCAAATATCCAGGTGACAGCGGTTCAGGGCGAAGCGGCGGCACCTGCAGCGGCACCGGCCGGTGAAGGCGAAGAGATCAAGGCACTCCTGCCGGGCAACGTCTGGAAAGTCGTTGCCAACCCGGGCCAGAGCGTCGCGGAAGGCGAAAAGATCATGATCCTCGAATCCATGAAAATGGAGATCGATGTCCTTGCACCGCGCGGCGGCGTCATCAAGTCCATCAACGTCAACGTCAACGATAAGGTCGTCGAAGGCCAGGTTGTCGCGGTAATCGGATAA
- a CDS encoding phosphatidylglycerol lysyltransferase domain-containing protein → MANLVINKQELKPFGLKAKPILEKFLGKVDVDISDYTFAANYIWLGNSSGFYALINKCFCLFVMTGGELTMLLPPIGKKKNVDKAIVQCFEIMNANNSSPYYARIDYVQASTVEEFIQSEDEAQSMFEMLEHYILEKKLVDYVYEVDKLIELRGNSYHTKRTEINRFRNSYPDAYVEELDSEKHFDGIMALFNKWVSDRVKYMPREEAEVFLEGIHQERHAVKRMLKHYEALQLTGLVIYIDGEIKGFTAGERISNDTACVIIEKTDFEVMGCAQYIFREFSKLLKEKYGITYINVGDDMGFENLKKVKMSYRPFKLVPKYTIYQK, encoded by the coding sequence ATGGCGAACCTCGTCATCAACAAGCAGGAACTTAAACCCTTCGGCCTCAAAGCCAAACCTATCCTGGAAAAATTTCTGGGAAAGGTCGACGTCGACATCAGCGACTACACCTTCGCCGCCAACTACATCTGGCTGGGGAACAGCAGCGGCTTCTATGCCCTCATCAACAAATGTTTCTGTCTCTTCGTCATGACGGGAGGGGAGCTGACGATGCTCCTGCCGCCCATCGGGAAGAAGAAGAACGTCGACAAGGCGATCGTACAGTGTTTCGAGATCATGAATGCGAACAACTCCTCGCCCTACTACGCCCGTATCGACTACGTGCAGGCATCGACCGTCGAAGAGTTCATCCAGAGCGAAGACGAAGCGCAGAGCATGTTCGAAATGCTCGAACACTACATCCTCGAGAAGAAGCTCGTCGATTACGTCTATGAAGTCGACAAGCTTATCGAGCTGCGCGGCAACAGCTACCATACGAAGCGCACTGAGATCAACCGTTTCCGCAACTCCTATCCCGACGCCTATGTCGAGGAGCTCGACAGCGAGAAGCACTTCGACGGCATCATGGCGCTCTTCAACAAGTGGGTTTCCGACCGGGTGAAATATATGCCGAGGGAGGAGGCGGAAGTCTTCCTCGAAGGGATCCACCAGGAGCGCCACGCCGTCAAGCGGATGCTCAAGCACTACGAAGCGCTCCAGCTGACGGGGCTCGTCATCTATATCGACGGGGAGATCAAGGGCTTTACGGCAGGGGAGCGCATCAGCAACGACACCGCCTGCGTCATCATCGAAAAGACCGACTTCGAAGTGATGGGGTGCGCGCAGTATATCTTCCGCGAATTCTCGAAACTGCTCAAGGAGAAGTACGGCATCACCTATATCAACGTCGGCGACGACATGGGGTTCGAGAACCTCAAGAAGGTGAAGATGTCCTACCGCCCCTTCAAGCTGGTGCCCAAATACACCATCTACCAGAAATGA
- the rimI gene encoding ribosomal protein S18-alanine N-acetyltransferase: protein MTVRAAVAADAAALECLEKRLFSEANYPLSRRAFYYHIRHSLLLVAQSETGEIAGYILALVRRREPKLYSLGIAPEYRGRGIASLLLEQMFTGLSRRGFAHMLLEVRCDNHAAIALYRRFGFETLKTLKAFYRDGCDACLMRR, encoded by the coding sequence ATGACGGTCAGGGCTGCCGTTGCTGCCGATGCCGCGGCGCTAGAGTGCCTGGAGAAGAGGCTCTTCAGCGAGGCGAACTATCCGCTCAGCCGCCGGGCATTCTACTACCATATCCGCCACAGCCTGCTGCTCGTCGCCCAAAGCGAAACGGGGGAGATCGCCGGCTATATCCTCGCCCTGGTACGGCGGCGCGAACCGAAGCTCTACTCTCTCGGCATTGCCCCGGAGTACCGCGGCAGGGGCATCGCCTCACTGCTGCTGGAACAGATGTTCACCGGACTGTCACGGCGCGGCTTTGCCCACATGCTTCTGGAAGTCAGATGCGACAACCACGCGGCGATCGCTCTCTACAGACGTTTCGGTTTCGAAACCCTCAAGACCTTAAAAGCCTTCTACCGCGACGGCTGCGATGCCTGCCTGATGCGGCGCTGA
- a CDS encoding OadG family transporter subunit, whose protein sequence is MEVNLVAEGLKFMMLGMGIVFLFLTLMIFSMNVMSKIIHRYFPEPQAAESGKSAPAAADKLKKVAAIAAAIHHHNTK, encoded by the coding sequence ATGGAAGTGAACCTCGTAGCCGAGGGGCTCAAATTCATGATGCTCGGTATGGGCATCGTCTTTTTGTTCCTCACGCTGATGATTTTTTCGATGAATGTGATGTCGAAGATCATTCACCGCTATTTCCCGGAACCGCAGGCGGCAGAGTCGGGAAAGTCCGCTCCGGCAGCGGCGGATAAACTGAAGAAGGTGGCGGCGATTGCCGCGGCCATTCACCACCACAACACTAAGTAA
- the ppa gene encoding inorganic diphosphatase produces the protein MDLSKIGYGENPDKVKAVIEIPYGSNIKYEIEKESGAVVVDRVMHSAMYYPANYGFVNKTLSQDGDPADVLVLTEYPMQAGSVVNCRLIGVLIMEDESGIDEKLLAVPVSKIDPTFEEIQDIDDLPKHTLAKIKNFFETYKALEPGKWVKVKDYQNKAAATKILQDAIENA, from the coding sequence ATGGATTTGAGCAAAATCGGTTACGGAGAAAACCCGGACAAAGTCAAAGCGGTGATCGAGATCCCTTACGGGTCCAACATCAAGTATGAAATTGAAAAAGAGAGCGGTGCCGTCGTCGTCGACCGCGTCATGCACTCTGCAATGTACTATCCGGCCAACTACGGTTTCGTCAACAAGACCCTTTCCCAGGACGGCGACCCGGCAGACGTTCTCGTTCTGACCGAGTACCCGATGCAGGCCGGTTCCGTCGTGAACTGCCGCCTGATCGGTGTACTGATCATGGAAGACGAAAGCGGTATCGATGAGAAACTGCTGGCCGTGCCGGTCTCCAAGATCGACCCGACTTTCGAAGAGATCCAGGACATCGACGACCTGCCGAAACACACTCTGGCGAAGATCAAGAACTTCTTCGAAACCTACAAAGCGCTCGAGCCGGGCAAATGGGTCAAGGTCAAAGACTACCAGAACAAGGCTGCTGCGACCAAAATCCTCCAAGACGCCATCGAGAACGCCTAA
- a CDS encoding globin domain-containing protein: protein MSLSQETIEIIKATAKPVAENAEAITERMYEILFEHYPETQLLFKDASPDQHKKLAAAVGAYAANIEKPELLGAALEKMAQSHVRAGVQPEHYPVVGVSLLTAVKEVLGEAATDEVLSAWKEAYFFLGDLLIARETALYATA, encoded by the coding sequence ATGAGTCTGTCCCAGGAAACGATCGAGATCATCAAGGCGACGGCGAAGCCCGTCGCGGAAAACGCGGAAGCGATTACGGAAAGGATGTATGAGATCCTTTTCGAGCACTACCCGGAAACGCAGCTGCTCTTCAAAGACGCGTCGCCGGACCAGCACAAGAAACTGGCCGCAGCCGTCGGGGCCTATGCCGCCAATATCGAAAAGCCGGAGCTCCTCGGAGCGGCTCTCGAGAAGATGGCGCAGTCGCATGTGCGTGCCGGCGTACAGCCTGAACACTACCCCGTCGTCGGGGTATCGCTGCTCACCGCCGTGAAAGAAGTGCTCGGTGAGGCGGCGACGGATGAAGTGCTGAGCGCCTGGAAAGAGGCCTATTTCTTCCTCGGCGATCTTCTGATTGCCCGTGAAACAGCGCTTTACGCCACGGCGTAA
- a CDS encoding HAD-IC family P-type ATPase, whose product MEFDAHHTLGIDTTFRHFDCTSSGLSTAEAAIRLKRDGPNTLPVAPPTPLLRIIFSQFKNPIILILLIAALISFGIGEHLDAWFILAVLIINAAIGTVLEHSADRQAHALRHSVTTLAKVLRDGKEELIDAAGLALGDIVVIESGDKVPADLRLIHTYHLSADESLLTGESLEVGKDATAIFDDPDLPLGDRSNMLFAGTYITSGRARGIVSAVGLHTQIGRIAELLIGKSAVKVPLIARLEAFSLKIAAAVGVISLLIIALSLFRGTPLLEVFFLTVALFVSAVPEGLPVAITVALASAAVAMSRRSVIVRKLPAIEALGSCTLIATDKTGTLTQNRLSVESFEGAADPVKALEAVVIANEAYRNRQGTFGGDQVDVALALYAQRQNAAILERMERPKTDLIPYEPAQKYSGAVIETETGYFAAVKGSPEVILAACSIDPSERDILLAEVNSLAREGYRLIGVAYADTATPHLQEAMASKHFIWAGLAAITDPLRDGVETALAHCHEAGITVVMVTGDHPETALHIAKRLNMAAGMQQVMDGEALSHWYENGGDPASLADIRVFARVSPEQKLQIVRAFQGLGHYVAVTGDGVNDAPALKSAHIGIAMGKSGTDVAKESADLILTDDAFTSIVGGVEEGRRAYDNIRKVVHLLISTGLAEIILVLLSLAFATPVPLLPIHLLWLNLVTNGIQDVALGLEPAEPHVLKRGPRPPKEPIFNALMIQRIVLGAAYMGLIGFGVFYTLLAQGVPVESARNDTLLLMVLFENLHAFNSRSETRYLFKVSHFKNLLLPLSIIAAQAVHIAAMQLPWTQQLLSLEPVSLQVWTELLLFSFGLVVVMEAEKFVRLRRK is encoded by the coding sequence ATGGAATTCGACGCGCACCATACCCTCGGGATCGACACGACCTTCAGGCATTTTGACTGCACCAGCAGCGGCCTGAGTACGGCAGAGGCCGCTATACGCCTGAAGCGCGACGGCCCCAATACCCTGCCGGTCGCCCCTCCGACGCCCCTGCTGCGCATAATCTTTTCCCAGTTTAAAAATCCCATTATCCTGATCCTGCTTATCGCCGCTTTGATCAGTTTCGGTATCGGAGAACATCTTGATGCCTGGTTCATCCTCGCCGTACTGATCATCAACGCCGCCATCGGGACGGTGCTCGAACACAGCGCCGACCGGCAGGCCCATGCCCTGCGGCACAGCGTCACGACCCTCGCCAAGGTGCTCCGAGACGGCAAAGAGGAGCTCATCGATGCCGCGGGGCTGGCGCTGGGCGATATCGTGGTGATCGAGAGCGGGGACAAGGTCCCGGCCGACCTCAGACTGATCCACACCTATCACCTCTCCGCCGACGAGTCGCTGCTGACCGGCGAGTCCCTGGAAGTCGGCAAGGATGCCACGGCCATTTTCGATGATCCCGATCTCCCCCTGGGCGACCGCAGCAACATGCTCTTCGCCGGGACCTATATTACCAGCGGGCGCGCCAGGGGCATTGTCAGCGCCGTCGGGCTGCATACGCAGATCGGGCGGATCGCCGAACTCCTCATCGGGAAATCCGCCGTCAAAGTCCCCCTCATCGCGCGCCTGGAAGCCTTTTCCCTCAAGATCGCGGCCGCCGTCGGCGTCATCTCCCTGCTGATCATCGCACTGTCGCTCTTCCGAGGGACCCCGCTGCTCGAGGTCTTTTTCCTCACGGTCGCCCTCTTCGTCTCCGCCGTTCCCGAAGGGCTTCCCGTCGCCATCACCGTCGCCCTCGCCTCGGCGGCGGTCGCCATGTCCCGGCGCAGCGTCATCGTCCGCAAACTCCCGGCCATCGAAGCACTGGGTTCCTGCACCCTCATTGCCACCGACAAGACGGGGACGCTGACCCAGAACCGGCTCAGCGTCGAATCTTTTGAGGGGGCGGCAGACCCGGTAAAGGCACTCGAAGCAGTCGTCATCGCCAACGAAGCCTACCGCAACCGCCAGGGAACCTTCGGCGGCGACCAGGTCGACGTCGCCCTGGCCCTCTACGCACAGCGGCAAAACGCGGCCATACTGGAGCGGATGGAACGTCCGAAAACCGATCTCATCCCCTATGAGCCCGCCCAGAAGTATTCCGGTGCGGTGATCGAGACGGAGACGGGCTACTTTGCCGCCGTTAAAGGCTCGCCCGAAGTCATCCTCGCGGCCTGCAGCATCGACCCTTCCGAACGCGACATACTCCTCGCTGAGGTCAACAGCCTGGCCCGGGAGGGGTACCGCCTCATCGGGGTCGCCTATGCCGACACCGCGACGCCGCACCTCCAAGAAGCCATGGCATCAAAGCACTTCATCTGGGCAGGCCTTGCCGCCATCACCGACCCCCTGCGCGACGGCGTGGAGACCGCCCTCGCCCACTGCCACGAAGCCGGTATCACGGTCGTCATGGTCACGGGCGACCACCCTGAAACGGCGCTGCATATCGCCAAGCGGCTCAACATGGCAGCGGGGATGCAACAGGTCATGGACGGGGAGGCGCTCAGCCACTGGTATGAGAACGGGGGCGATCCGGCCTCCCTGGCCGACATCCGCGTCTTCGCCCGCGTCTCGCCGGAACAGAAGCTGCAGATCGTCCGCGCCTTCCAGGGGCTGGGTCACTATGTCGCCGTCACCGGTGACGGTGTCAACGACGCCCCGGCGCTCAAAAGCGCCCATATCGGCATCGCGATGGGAAAAAGCGGCACGGACGTGGCCAAGGAGAGCGCCGACCTGATTCTCACCGACGATGCCTTTACCTCCATCGTGGGCGGCGTCGAGGAAGGGCGCCGCGCCTATGACAATATCCGAAAGGTCGTCCACCTGCTCATTTCCACCGGGCTCGCCGAGATCATCCTCGTGCTGCTCTCCCTCGCCTTCGCCACCCCCGTGCCGCTACTGCCCATCCACCTGCTCTGGCTCAACCTCGTCACCAACGGCATCCAGGATGTCGCCCTGGGGCTGGAACCGGCCGAACCGCACGTGCTCAAGCGCGGTCCGCGCCCGCCCAAAGAGCCCATTTTCAACGCCCTGATGATCCAGCGCATCGTCCTCGGCGCCGCCTATATGGGGCTGATCGGTTTCGGGGTTTTCTATACGCTGCTCGCACAGGGTGTCCCGGTGGAGTCCGCGCGCAACGACACCCTGCTGCTGATGGTCCTCTTTGAGAACCTGCACGCGTTCAACAGCCGGAGCGAAACGCGCTACCTCTTCAAGGTCAGCCATTTCAAGAACCTGCTGCTGCCGCTCTCGATCATTGCCGCGCAGGCCGTGCATATCGCCGCCATGCAGCTTCCCTGGACGCAGCAACTGCTCTCGCTGGAACCGGTGTCGCTGCAGGTCTGGACGGAACTGCTGCTGTTTTCGTTTGGGTTGGTGGTCGTGATGGAGGCGGAGAAGTTCGTCCGCCTAAGAAGGAAGTAA